The following proteins are encoded in a genomic region of Lutra lutra chromosome 16, mLutLut1.2, whole genome shotgun sequence:
- the GPR179 gene encoding probable G-protein coupled receptor 179 isoform X1: MDIDLQSVDINQCASGPGWYSNTHLCDLNSTQCVPLDSQGFVLGHYLCRCRPGFYGASRSGGLGESAAQPAGQFGAPHGSSGRLLRCQPCAEGCTSCRDARPCLVEEASALRAAVLACQACCMLAVFLSMLLSYRCRRSKRIRTSGVVLLEAILFGSLLLYFPVFILYFKPSVFRCIALRWVRLLGFATVYGTIILKLYRVLQLFLSRSAQRGPHLSNGRLLQRLGLLLLLMLAFLVMWTAGALERGSHAPLVARGHTPAGRHFYLCHHDRWDYIMVVAEVLLLCWGSFLCYATRAVPSAFHEPRYMSIALHNELLLSSAFHTARFLLVPSLHPDWTLLLFFFHTHSTVTTTLALIFIPKFQKPGAPPLEEMVDEVYEDELDLQRSGSYLDSSIASAWSDRSLDAGDIRDELKKLYAQLEVHKTKEMAANNPHLPKKRGSSRQGLGRSFMRYLAEFPEALARQHSRDSGSPGLGSLPGSSRRRLLSSSLQNPEGTPALRKSRSTYDHERQGHRQEQDPPLLDSLLCRKLAKKASRESREGQESVEGPPALGFRSASAHNLTVCERLPRARPTSLQKSLSVVAGSREKALLVASQAYLEETYRQAKEREERKKAEAALASPVRRPSARRLERARGAPLSAPPSPAKSRSVDGSHTAAAATGRLQEEAARRLPHPPVRHQVSTPIMTLSGAGLGEPRMLSPTSTLAPVLMPAPAPAPAPAPAPVPAPVPAPAPTPVPVLAPIPVPPQSPNLLPFICPWENAELPVKKGNVAQESPSGPERSSLSPSPARAKLWRALSVAVEKRSTGENAGNTEDGHLQGGADEGDEDKSKVFSKSHSLKTPIQQVSMHSLGLAIKALTRSRSTHKEKESGKGSPETEEKGRAAVEGEGVEPCPRSPRLSRPKAVNKQAALAPCDDEESLQNQQNTHTSRMLQVCRWQGSREQEDRGRRTSHCLGEGKGERAGKAGSATLRQASQGTVGDKSAEGAKEAPFVWRELPKAGLQSLGGADHRMAEMCPREVTQSEVCQPDRGYKAQICPWEASEGAPEKGALRQDLDDSQERGRASEKSEPQSVVVFARKKPERLVRGQEAVCPWEGADPGSLSCWSVSQDSDRTKGMSEALGRREAGEVKKHQQEGTGPEVCTADTAKAELCPWEACEGGNGKPFQEGMKKVPQEKQETSKKAIFWKEQKLSGNLESFCPWERTDFRGPSAVSTPAPGAPGCSGSVGSSISEVCPWEAGDAPTRKAEICPWELGDEVVGKEMLSQGTGGNFLQEEGKASRQVFPGKPGEMGEMGEQAGKAMQKRDQQQESVCPQETSNPGPSRPCLDSSSTKAGGQFLSKGGSRATQVGPREDPRPQPKEVTPARAELCPWEVDERIRDDWTLDQTAKARESQKDKEKVPGMSGIKDGTAGEEPEGQIQKQEAVCPWENVDPGSFSPQSGPQKADGPRASFHMSGSVGSKAAEICPWDMEDTVSAEKAEVCPWEVGAGAGQERALGVEAFGKFPNDTGKVSARPGPSKTAVTAPEKPERPAWEREVACPWESLDPGSSSWHSDSLGTERPKAGFQELDHVGCRAAEVCPWEVEEVPASEKAKICPWEANEGASGTGLDQERSDLAGQGEKTLEKERLTSLGEDIPKWETKQSQEQEAVCPWEKGLREPLVEGPEVSDSSISMSREVAEGHSLEVRDEAAEKGHLTHDPKTGSLPGHKTPERAPSSIVGEFTTDHGGKASNELHSVCPWESMAPAGAVSYPDHQGRDQPTAGSQTLASVGVRLTEVCPWDAPALDTPKPDSSTKAAICPWEVPERAPDEGTASQDGKGPPQEEKGRAPGRPEPKAVVVQEKPERADGKQEAVCPWESQDCGELSPQPAPRASDRRKGSSEAAGSVGAKVAAVGPWEAEAAPSAKEVEICPWEVNKEAAEKGGLGQEVDGKSQGQGEMYLQKSASGGTEEHISKEAAKVSREQETVCPQEGRGSGTPCPQPDAPSTGHPTCSPQGASRARSRMAEVCQWEVTDPEGNKIKGIMADVCDWEGTGVPSEESGLLASTATQKEVFFPTDPENPPCLLVHSPLGSFLPESKSARPEVSKAGSTFTPEGVRELQGASGRGPRTSSASEPSLQEAEVQESSSLTGDQGEGASTAPQEELSSPMVYPWDCE; encoded by the exons ATGGACATAGACCTTCAGAGCGTGGACATCAATCAGTGTGCCAGTGGGCCAGGCTGGTACTCCAACACACACCTGTGTGATCTCAACAGCACCCAG TGTGTCCCCTTGGACAGTCAGGGCTTTGTCCTCGGCCACTACCTCTGCCGCTGCCGACCTGGCTTCTATGGGGCCAGCCGCTCTGGGG GGTTGGGAGAGAGTGCTGCCCAGCCTGCTGGGCAATTCGGGGCCCCACATGGCAGCTCCGGGAGGCTGTTGCGGTGCCAGCCGTGTGCCGAGGGCTGCACCAGCTGCAGGGACGCTAGGCCATGCCTGGTGGAGGAAGCCTCGGCACTTCGGGCAGCCGTGCTGGCCTGCCAGGCCTGCTGCATGCTGGCCGTCTTCCTGAGCATGCTGCTCTCCTACAGATGCCGCCGGAGCAAG AGGATCCGAACCTCTGGAGTTGTCCTGCTGGAAGCCATCCTTTTTGGATCCCTTCTGCTCTACTTCCCT GTCTTCATTCTGTACTTCAAGCCCAGTGTATTCCGCTGTATCGCTCTCCGCTGGGTCCGATTGCTGGGTTTTGCCACTGTCTACGGCACCATTATACTCAAGCTTTATAG AGTTCTCCAGCTGTTTCTGTCTCGGTCGGCCCAGCGGGGCCCCCACCTCAGCAATGGGCGGCTGCTGCAGCGGCTGGGGCTGCTCCTGCTGCTCATGCTGGCCTTCCTGGTGATGTGGACGGCGGGGGCCCTGGAAAGAGGCAGCCATGCACCCCTGGTGGCCCGTGGCCACACTCCTGCGGGCCGCCACTTCTACCTCTGCCATCACGACCGCTGGGACTACATCATGGTTGTGG cTGAGGTGCTGCTCCTATGTTGGGGCAGCTTCTTGTGCTACGCCACCCGAGCCGTTCCCTCCGCCTTCCATGAGCCACGCTACATGAGCATCGCCCTGCACAACGagctgcttctctcctctgccttccacaCGGCCAG GTTTCTGCTGGTTCCCTCCCTGCACCCAGACTGGACCctgctcctcttcttcttccacaCCCACAGCACCGTCACCACCACACTGGCTCTGATCTTCATTCCTAAG TTCCAGAAGCCGGGGGCTCCTCCCCTAGAGGAGATGGTGGATGAGGTGTACGAGGACGAGCTGGACCTGCAGCGCTCAGGCTCCTACCTGGACAGCAGCATCGCCTCAGCCTGGAGCGACCGCAGCCTGGACGCTGGAGACATCCGG GATGAGCTGAAGAAGCTCTATGCCCAGCTCGAGGTCCACAAGACCAAGGAAATGGCTGCAAACAACCCACACCTGCCCAAGAAGCGAGGCAGCTCGCGCCAGGGCCTGGGCCGCTCCTTCATGAGGTACCTGGCCGAGTTCCCGGAGGCCCTGGCCCGCCAGCACTCCCGGGACTCGGGCTCCCCCGGCCTGGGCAGCCTGCCTGGCTCCTCGCGCCGCCGGCTCCTcagctccagcctccagaaccccGAGGGGACCCCAGCCCTGCGCAAGTCCCGCAGCACCTATGACCACGAGCGCCAGGGTCACCGCCAGGAGCAGGACCCACCGCTCCTTGACTCGCTGCTGTGCAGGAAGCTGGCCAAGAAGGCCTCAAGGGAAAGCAGGGAGGGTCAGGAGTCGGTGGAGGggccccctgccctgggcttcAGGTCCGCCAGCGCCCACAACCTGACAGTGTGCGAGAGGCTCCCCAGGGCCAGGCCCACGTCCCTGCAGAAGTCTCTCAGCGTGGTGGCGGGCTCCAGGGAAAAGGCCCTGCTCGTGGCCAGCCAGGCCTACCTGGAGGAGACCTATCGGCAGGCCAAGGAgcgggaggagaggaagaaggccgAGGCAGCCTTGGCGAGCCCAGTGAGGAGGCCGTCGGCCAGGAGGCTGGAGCGAGCTCGAGGGGCCCCCCTGTCAGCCCCACCATCCCCGGCCAAGAGCCGCAGCGTGGACGGCTCCCATACGGCCGCCGCTGCCACAGGGAGGCTTCAGGAGGAGGCTGCCAGGAGGCTGCCTCACCCGCCCGTCCGGCACCAGGTCTCCACACCCATCATGACCCTGTCTGGAGCGGGCCTGGGAGAGCCAAGGATGCTGtctcccacctccaccctggCTCCAGTTCTGATGCCAGctcccgccccggccccggccccagccccggccccagtcccagccccggtcccagccccagccccaacaCCAGTCCCTGTCCTGGCACCAATCCCCGTGCCCCCCCAAAGCCCCAACTTACTCCCTTTCATCTGCCCCTGGGAGAATGCAGAACTGCCAGTCAAGAAAGGAAATGTGGCTCAAGAAAGCCCCTCAGGGCCAGAGCGGAgcagcctctccccttccccagctcggGCCAAGCTCTGGAGAGCCCTCTCTGTTGCAGTTGAGAAAAGGAGCACAGGGGAGAATGCGGGGAACACAGAGGATGGACACCTCCAAGGGGGAGCTGATGAGGGCGATGAGGACAAGTCTAAGGTTTTCTCTAAATCCCACAGCCTCAAGACCCCCATTCAGCAGGTTTCCATGCACAGTCTAGGCCTGGCTATCAAAGCTTTGACTCGTTCCCGGAGCACTCACAAAGAGAAGGAGAGCGGGAAAGGGAGTCCTGAGACAGAGGAGAAAGGCAGAGCTGCAGTGGAGGGCGAGGGTGTGGAGCCATGCCCCAGGTCCCCCAGGCTAAGCCGGCCCAAGGCTGTGAATAAGCAGGCCGCTCTTGCACCCTGTGATGATGAGGAGTCCCTCCAGAACCAACAGAACACTCACACCAGCAGAATGCTTCAAGTCTGTCGCTGGCAGGGCAGCAGGGAACAAGAAGACAGAGGCAGGAGGACATCCCACTGTctaggggaggggaaaggagagagagcaggtaaAGCAGGGTCTGCTACACTGAGGCAAGCCAGCCAAGGCACAGTTGGGGACAAAAGTGCTGAGGGAGCAAAAGAAGCCCCTTTTGTGTGGCGGGAACTACCCAAAGCTGGCCTCCAGTCCCTGGGCGGAGCTGACCACAGGATGGCAGAGATGTGCCCCAGGGAAGTCACCCAGTCAGAAGTGTGTCAGCCTGACCGTGGCTACAAGGCCCAGATCTGCCCCTGGGAGGCGAGCGAAGGAGCCCCTGAGAAGGGGGCGTTACGACAAGATCTCGATGACtcccaagagagagggagagcctcAGAAAAGTCAGAGCCCCAAAGTGTGGTGGTTTTTGCTCGGAAAAAGCCAGAGAGGCTGGTCAGGGGGCAGGAGGCCGTGTGTCCCTGGGAGGGCGCCGATCCTGGGAGTCTGTCCTGCTGGTCAGTCTCTCAGGACTCTGACAGAACCAAGGGCATGTCTGAGGCACTGGGcaggagagaggctggagagGTGAAGAAGCATCAGCAGGAGGGCACAGGCCCAGAAGTTTGTACAGCTGACACTGCCAAGGCAGAGCTCTGTCCCTGGGAGGCATGTGAGGGAGGGAATGGGAAACCATTCCAGGAGGGCATGAAGAAGGTTCCCCAGGAAAAGCAGGAAACCTCCAAGAAAGCAATCTTCTGGAAAGAACAGAAACTGAGTGGGAACTTGGAGTCTTTTTGTCCATGGGAGAGGACAGATTTCCGGGGCCCCTCAGCAGTCTCCACTCCggccccaggagcccctggatgcTCCGGGAGTGTGGGCAGTAGCATCTCAGAAGTGTGTCCGTGGGAGGCAGGAGATGCTCCTACCAGGAAAGCAGAGATCTGTCCCTGGGAGCTAGGTGATGAGGTAGTGGGGAAGGAAATGCTGAGTCAGGGGACAGGGGGAAATTTTCtccaggaagaggggaaagcCTCCAGACAGGTTTTTCCTGGGAAGCCTGGAGAGATGGGAGAGATGGGAGAACAGGCTGGGAAGGCAATGCAGAAAAGGGATCAACAGCAGGAGTCAGTGTGTCCCCAGGAGACCTCAAACCCTGGGCCATCCCGCCCATGTCTAGATAGCTCCTCAACCAAAGCTGGTGGCCAATTCCTTAGCAAGGGAGGAAGCAGAGCAACACAGGTAGGTCCCCGGGAAGATCCCAGGCCACAGCCAAAGGAAGTAACACCTGCCAGGGCAGAACTCTGTCCCTGGGAGGTAGATGAAAGAATAAGGGACGACTGGACATTGGACCAGACAGCAAAAGCAAGAGAATCTCAAAAGGACAAGGAGAAAGTGCCTGGGATGTCAGGGATCAAAGATGGCACAGCTGGGGAAGAGCCTGAGGGACAGATCCAAAAGCAGGAAGCAGTCTGTCCTTGGGAGAATGTGGACCCTGGCAGCTTCTCCCCACAATCAGGCCCTCAAAAAGCAGATGGACCCAGAGCCAGTTTCCACATGTCAGGCAGTGTGGGAAGCAAAGCTGCGGAGATCTGTCCATGGGATATGGAGGACACTGTGTCTGCTGAGAAGGCTGAGGTCTGTCCCTGGGAGGTGGGTGCTGGAGCAGGGCAGGAAAGGGCTTTGGGAGTTGAGGCCTTTGGGAAATTTCCAAATGACACAGGAAAGGTTTCTGCACGTCCTGGACCCAGCAAGACAGCTGTTACTGCTCCAGAGAAGCCAGAGAGGCCAGCCTGGGAGCGGGAGGTGGCCTGTCCCTGGGAAAGCTTGGATCCAGGCAGCTCCTCTTGGCATTCGGACTCTCTGGGCACAGAGAGACCAAAAGCTGGATTCCAGGAACTGGACCACGTGGGCTGCCGGGCAGCTGAGGTGTGTCCCTGGGAAGTGGAGGAGGTCCCTGCCAGTGAGAAAGCCAAGATCTGTCCATGGGAGGCGAATGAAGGAGCTTCTGGGACAGGACTGGACCAAGAGAGGAGTGACTtagcagggcagggggagaaaacTCTAGAAAAGGAGAGACTCACCTCCCTGGGAGAAGACATACCAAAATGGGAGACAAAACAGAGTCAAGAGCAGGAAGCTGTTTGTCCTTGGGAGAAGGGCTTGAGGGAACCCTTGGTGGAGGGCCCTGAGGTCTCAGACTCATCCATCAGCATGAGTCGTGAAGTGGCTGAGGGACATTCCTTGGAAGTGAGGGATGAGGCAGCAGAGAAAGGGCACCTGACACACGACCCAAAGacgggctccctcccaggacacAAAACCCCAGAAAGAGCTCCATCTTCAATAGTAGGAGAATTCACTACTGACCATGGGGGAAAAGCAAGCAATGAGTTACACTCTGTCTGTCCCTGGGAAAGCATGGCCCCGGCAGGCGCTGTCTCTTACCCTGACCATCAGGGCCGTGACCAGCCTACAGCTGGCTCTCAGACACTGGCCAGCGTCGGGGTCAGGCTCACTGAGGTGTGCCCGTGGGATGCTCCTGCCTTAGATACTCCTAAACCTGACAGCAGCACCAAAGCTGCCATCTGCCCCTGGGAGGTGCCTGAAAGGGCCCCAGACGAAGGGACGGCAAGCCAGGATGGAAAAGGGCCACCtcaagaggagaaggggagagccCCAGGAAGACCAGAGCCCAAAGCTGTGGTGGTTCAGGAGAAGCCAGAGAGGGCAGATGGGAAACAGGAGGCGGTGTGTCCCTGGGAGAGTCAAGACTGTGGGGAGCTGTCTCCACAGCCAGCCCCGCGAGCTTCTGACAGGCGCAAAGGCAGTTCGGAGGCAGCAGGCAGTGTGGGGGCCAAGGTGGCAGCAGTGGGTCCGTGGGAAGCAGAAGCAGCTCCATCTGCTAAAGAAGTGGAAATCTGCCCTTGGGAGGTGAATAAGGAagctgcagagaaagggggactgGGGCAAGAGGTGGACGGAAAGTCCCAAGGGCAGGGAGAAATGTACCTTCAGAAGTCAGCCTCTGGAGGGACGGAAGAACACATTTCCAAAGAAGCAGCAAAAGTCAGCCGAGAGCAGGAGACCGTGTGCCCCCAGGAAGGCAGAGGTTCGGGaacaccctgcccccagccagaTGCTCCCAGCACTGGCCATCCCACATGCAGTCCCCAGGGAGCCAGCCGTGCAAGGAGCAGGATGGCGGAGGTGTGTCAGTGGGAAGTCACAGATCCAGAAGGGAATAAGATAAAGGGCATCATGGCAGATGTCTGTGACTGGGAGGGAACTGGAGTGCCATCTGAGGAATCCGGCCTTCTGGCTTCAACAGCAACTCAGAAGGAAGTATTTTTCCCCACAGACCCTGAGAACCCACCATGCCTTTTAGTCCACAGTCCTCTGGGTAGCTTCCTTCCAGAAAGCAAAAGCGCCCGCCCTGAGGTGAGTAAGGCAGGCAGTACTTTTACTCCAGAAGGTGTCAGAGAACTCCAAGGAGCCTCAGGACGTGGGCCGAGGACGAGCTCAGCCTCAGAGCCGAGTCTCCAAGAAGCTGAGGTTCAGGAATCCTCCTCCTTAACTGGAGACCAAGGAGAAGGGGCTTCTACAGCTCCACAGGAAGAACTCTCCTCGCCAATGGTCTATCCTTGGGACTGTGAGTAA